In Deferribacter desulfuricans SSM1, the following are encoded in one genomic region:
- a CDS encoding tetratricopeptide repeat protein, protein MLKRLLLICLFFVYSVGYAAIEVPKFSFIGKEISNFDVKPTFTNVKIEFQGVSNFSSYLEDVKVKIKTPEKKEYSAKDPGGIYSTKFGTGLSAIFVGEKAYRNYLIKKFLSGDYISVLENYKKYYEKIKTKEIKDEVELIYAISLFKTGFKKDAYQQLESIILSDNIYKNVATDFYFENLYETKDKNLLKVFDKLEEKTPFSIYVYLSTLRSMQKYYEIIDFIKSTNYDYDFIKDFLVLSLYFTGKYDEVVSLDYRSDNVAPFIVDSLIILNRLDEAEQLINSITDKYFNEYFNVKLEILKGIFSDEKINQFKDIDKLSLMLFYFSKYFPDISYKSVENIQFIDSKLEEYKYFYLGLYFYKNNNYEKAILNFDKIIFNDKLYKESILYKGICYVYIDLDKAEKLLTQYLNESFDDTKIDIARFIVAQIRIINKRYNDAFLLVADCDTMLCKRIKAEVFYNLKKYSDVLKITEGVEDNRVFFLRAASLYNLKKYNQASNELEKLSNEDEDTQFLKMLIYFKTDRLNKGEKILNKHVNNLKFLREGVKFLFLAGKYDKVIYYIDKSNINDHYLMLLKAKSLYSLKKYKEAENLFLTLLNKKEYLFDTIYGLINIKKEQNEKNFVNDIAKIIEKYDFQDKDFIVLQLAKISFENDDKENYIKYINYFFKKYPNSKYQSEALLLRANFYEKNKLYQNCVIDADTAYKKSKNNEALFVKAKCLKYIDNKKAYEIFKMLLEKSSGYEYVSRKEIIDLSNDAEEVLTNSLFFKDKDINLYYHGLERYLNLLKTIGEDSYQYIMELLESGDKDFVPAGLYFKGVYLFNKKDYIYALKHFLKVYYLFKDSKYVKKSLEYAKDCYLKMGKKDKAEKIEKILKKVEG, encoded by the coding sequence ATGTTAAAAAGATTACTTTTAATCTGTTTGTTTTTTGTCTATTCTGTTGGTTATGCTGCAATTGAAGTCCCTAAATTTTCTTTTATTGGCAAGGAAATAAGCAATTTTGATGTAAAACCAACTTTTACAAACGTAAAAATTGAGTTTCAAGGTGTTTCTAATTTTTCAAGTTATCTTGAAGATGTAAAAGTTAAAATAAAGACACCTGAAAAAAAAGAATATAGTGCAAAAGATCCTGGAGGGATTTATTCAACAAAGTTTGGTACAGGGTTATCGGCAATTTTTGTTGGAGAGAAGGCTTATAGAAATTATTTGATAAAGAAGTTTTTATCGGGAGATTATATCTCGGTTTTGGAAAACTATAAAAAATATTATGAAAAAATTAAGACTAAAGAAATAAAAGATGAAGTTGAGCTTATTTATGCAATATCACTTTTTAAGACAGGGTTTAAAAAAGATGCGTATCAGCAATTAGAAAGCATAATTTTATCAGATAATATCTACAAAAATGTTGCAACAGATTTTTATTTTGAAAATTTATACGAAACCAAAGACAAAAATCTTTTAAAAGTTTTTGATAAGTTAGAAGAAAAGACACCTTTTTCTATATATGTTTATTTAAGCACATTAAGGTCGATGCAAAAATACTATGAAATTATCGATTTTATAAAATCAACAAATTATGATTATGATTTTATCAAAGATTTTTTGGTGCTTTCTTTGTATTTTACTGGCAAGTATGATGAAGTTGTTTCTTTAGATTATAGAAGTGATAATGTCGCTCCATTTATTGTTGATTCTTTAATAATTTTAAATAGGCTTGATGAAGCTGAACAGCTTATAAATAGTATTACTGATAAATATTTTAATGAATATTTTAATGTAAAACTTGAAATATTAAAAGGTATTTTTTCTGATGAAAAGATAAATCAGTTTAAAGATATTGATAAACTATCTTTGATGTTGTTTTATTTCTCTAAATATTTTCCTGATATTTCTTATAAATCAGTGGAAAATATTCAATTTATAGATAGTAAACTTGAAGAGTATAAATATTTTTATCTGGGTTTGTACTTTTATAAAAATAATAATTATGAAAAGGCTATTTTAAATTTTGATAAAATAATTTTCAATGACAAGCTTTACAAAGAGTCAATTCTTTACAAAGGAATATGCTATGTTTATATCGACTTAGATAAAGCAGAAAAATTGTTGACCCAATACTTAAATGAGTCATTTGATGATACAAAAATTGATATTGCAAGATTTATTGTTGCTCAAATACGAATCATTAACAAAAGATATAACGATGCATTTTTATTGGTAGCTGATTGTGATACAATGCTTTGTAAGAGAATAAAAGCTGAGGTTTTTTATAATCTTAAAAAGTATAGTGATGTATTAAAAATAACTGAAGGAGTAGAAGATAATAGGGTTTTCTTTCTTAGAGCAGCATCTTTATATAACTTAAAAAAATATAATCAGGCTTCTAATGAACTTGAAAAATTGTCGAATGAAGATGAAGACACTCAATTTTTAAAAATGTTGATTTATTTTAAAACTGACAGACTGAATAAAGGGGAAAAAATATTAAATAAACATGTTAATAATTTAAAATTTCTAAGAGAAGGGGTAAAATTTCTGTTTTTAGCTGGCAAATATGACAAAGTAATCTATTATATCGATAAATCAAATATTAATGATCACTATCTTATGTTGCTAAAAGCTAAATCATTATATTCACTAAAAAAATATAAAGAGGCAGAAAATCTGTTTTTAACATTGCTTAATAAAAAAGAGTATCTTTTTGATACAATTTATGGACTTATTAATATTAAAAAAGAACAAAATGAGAAAAATTTTGTAAACGATATTGCAAAGATTATTGAAAAGTATGATTTCCAGGATAAAGATTTTATAGTTTTGCAATTAGCGAAAATTTCTTTTGAAAATGATGATAAGGAAAATTATATAAAATACATAAATTACTTTTTTAAAAAGTATCCAAATTCAAAATATCAATCTGAAGCACTTTTATTGAGAGCAAATTTTTATGAAAAAAATAAATTGTATCAAAATTGCGTAATTGATGCTGATACGGCTTATAAAAAGAGCAAAAACAATGAAGCACTTTTTGTAAAAGCAAAATGCTTAAAATATATTGATAATAAAAAAGCTTATGAAATTTTTAAAATGTTATTGGAAAAATCAAGTGGTTATGAATATGTGAGTAGAAAAGAGATTATTGATTTATCAAACGATGCAGAAGAGGTTTTAACAAACAGTTTATTTTTTAAAGATAAGGATATTAATTTATACTATCATGGGCTTGAAAGATATTTAAATCTTTTGAAAACTATTGGTGAAGATAGCTATCAGTATATTATGGAACTATTAGAAAGTGGTGATAAAGATTTTGTGCCAGCTGGATTGTATTTTAAAGGGGTTTATCTTTTTAATAAAAAAGATTATATCTATGCCTTAAAGCATTTTCTTAAAGTATATTATCTATTTAAGGATAGTAAATATGTTAAAAAATCTTTGGAATATGCAAAAGATTGTTATTTAAAGATGGGGAAAAAAGATAAGGCTGAAAAAATAGAGAAAATATTAAAAAAAGTGGAGGGATAA
- the surE gene encoding 5'/3'-nucleotidase SurE yields the protein MKILLTNDDGIYSKGIYALYEELVKIAEVIVVAPITEQSAVGHAITISDPLRIYEVTRRNRFFGYGVKGTPADCVKLAFDDILTTKPDLVVSGINHGANLSSNVIYSGTVSAATEGAMLGVTSFAISLASVEYDDFSVAAKFGSFFAKYLYGNKEINHLLFNVNVPPLKREEIKGWKYTVQGKTRYLDTFEKRVDPRGNTYFWLTGEKIIDDNGENSDDKAVKNGYISVTPLKYDLTDYSFFKEIDKEELKWEE from the coding sequence ATGAAAATATTACTAACTAATGATGATGGTATATATTCTAAAGGGATTTATGCTCTTTATGAGGAACTGGTTAAAATAGCAGAAGTCATTGTTGTCGCACCAATTACTGAGCAAAGTGCTGTGGGTCATGCTATCACTATTTCTGATCCTTTAAGAATTTATGAAGTTACTCGTAGAAACAGGTTCTTTGGCTATGGAGTTAAAGGCACACCAGCTGATTGTGTGAAATTAGCTTTTGATGATATTTTGACGACAAAACCTGATCTTGTAGTTTCAGGCATCAATCATGGGGCAAATCTCTCTTCAAATGTTATTTATTCTGGGACTGTCTCCGCTGCTACTGAAGGTGCTATGCTTGGTGTAACATCTTTTGCAATAAGCTTAGCATCAGTTGAGTATGATGATTTTTCTGTTGCAGCAAAATTTGGCTCATTTTTTGCAAAATATCTTTATGGTAATAAGGAAATAAATCACTTGCTTTTTAATGTAAACGTTCCACCTTTAAAACGTGAGGAAATTAAAGGTTGGAAATATACTGTTCAAGGTAAAACGCGTTATCTTGATACCTTTGAGAAAAGGGTTGACCCAAGAGGGAATACATATTTCTGGCTTACAGGGGAAAAGATTATTGACGATAATGGCGAGAATAGTGATGACAAGGCGGTTAAAAACGGCTATATTAGTGTTACGCCATTAAAGTATGATCTTACAGATTACTCGTTCTTTAAGGAGATTGACAAGGAGGAACTTAAATGGGAAGAATAA
- a CDS encoding Mrp/NBP35 family ATP-binding protein, which yields MSSCNSNNSCSSCSSQNSCDTNEKEQHTKELLRQRLSKIKCTLMVMSGKGGVGKSTVSTNLAAMLNMLGHKVGILDADIHGPNIPKMLGINEKGVLSSGEGIIPFEPVENLKVMSVAFLLKSDDDAVIWRAPLKHSLIEQFISDVNWGELDFLIIDLPPGTGDEPLSVAHVIEGVDGSIIVTTPQEVALLDSRKSVTFSRKLNIPVLGIVENMSGFVCPNCGEKIDLFKVGGGEKAAKELNVDFLGRIPIDPSVVLEGDAGKPYILEHPDSEVSKAFKEIAEKVIAKTLKK from the coding sequence ATGTCATCATGCAATTCAAATAATTCTTGCAGCAGCTGTTCTTCTCAAAATAGTTGTGACACAAATGAAAAAGAACAACACACCAAAGAACTTTTAAGACAGAGATTATCAAAGATAAAATGCACCTTAATGGTAATGAGCGGAAAAGGTGGCGTGGGAAAATCCACCGTCAGCACTAATCTTGCTGCAATGCTCAATATGCTTGGACATAAAGTAGGTATTTTGGACGCTGATATCCATGGGCCAAACATTCCAAAGATGCTTGGCATCAACGAAAAGGGCGTTTTATCATCTGGTGAAGGGATTATCCCATTTGAACCAGTAGAAAATCTTAAAGTAATGTCAGTAGCTTTCCTTTTAAAGAGTGATGATGATGCGGTTATTTGGAGGGCTCCATTAAAACATAGTCTAATTGAGCAGTTTATAAGCGATGTAAACTGGGGTGAGCTTGATTTCCTTATAATAGACCTTCCACCGGGGACAGGTGATGAACCATTGAGCGTAGCACACGTTATTGAAGGTGTTGATGGTAGTATTATTGTTACAACCCCACAAGAAGTGGCTCTTCTTGATTCAAGAAAATCTGTAACCTTTAGCAGAAAGTTAAACATACCTGTTTTAGGTATAGTTGAAAATATGAGCGGTTTTGTTTGCCCTAATTGCGGTGAAAAAATAGATCTTTTCAAGGTTGGTGGTGGTGAAAAAGCAGCTAAAGAACTCAATGTGGACTTTTTAGGTAGAATCCCAATAGATCCATCGGTAGTATTAGAAGGGGATGCTGGTAAACCATATATTTTAGAGCATCCAGACTCTGAAGTATCAAAAGCTTTCAAAGAAATTGCAGAAAAAGTAATAGCAAAAACACTAAAAAAATAA
- a CDS encoding ATP-binding protein encodes MKKLPIGIQSFKEIRENNYVYVDKTFEAFELVDNYKYVFLSRPRRFGKSLFLDTLKELFEGNKKLFEGLYIYDKWDWDEKYPVIKISWAGDLQTLESLKQVALDIFKFNQENLEVTCDNVTDPGSCFRDLIYKAYKKYNQKVVILIDEYDKPILDVIEDIEQAKLHREFLRGLYSIIKDNDAYVKFAFLTGVSKFSKASIFSGLNMLTDISLNPRFGNICGYTQYDLETTFKPYLENVDMEKVKRWYNGYNFLKDNVYNPFDILQFISNGYLFRNYWFETGTPSFLIKLIKERNYFLPNLSNLVVDDKILSSFDIEQMDLEVLLFQSGYLTIDKVIQNELLQSIEYSLRIPNLEVQISLNDYIIRYLYNGDTKIKEPLIKSLYFGNLNDFKDALIRLFSSIPYTNYVKNELNLYEGFYASVIFAYLSSLGIKIIGEDVTNKGRIDLTLFVNDKIYIVEFKVDGKRGEALRQIKEKKYAEKYLDKSNEIYLVGIEFSSEEKNIINFEWEKV; translated from the coding sequence ATGAAAAAGCTTCCAATAGGTATTCAATCTTTTAAAGAGATAAGGGAAAATAATTATGTTTATGTGGATAAAACTTTTGAAGCATTTGAACTTGTAGACAATTATAAATATGTTTTTCTTTCTCGCCCTCGTAGATTTGGTAAATCACTTTTCTTGGATACACTAAAAGAGCTTTTTGAGGGGAATAAAAAGCTTTTTGAAGGTTTATACATTTATGATAAATGGGATTGGGATGAAAAGTACCCGGTAATTAAAATAAGCTGGGCAGGGGATTTACAGACTCTTGAGAGTTTAAAACAGGTTGCATTAGATATTTTTAAATTTAATCAAGAAAACTTAGAAGTAACATGTGATAATGTAACAGATCCAGGCAGTTGTTTTAGAGATTTGATTTATAAAGCTTATAAAAAATACAATCAGAAAGTAGTGATTTTGATAGATGAGTATGACAAGCCTATTCTTGATGTGATAGAAGATATTGAGCAAGCAAAGTTGCATAGAGAATTTTTAAGAGGTTTATACTCTATAATCAAAGATAATGATGCTTATGTCAAATTTGCATTTTTAACTGGTGTGAGTAAGTTTTCAAAAGCATCGATTTTTAGTGGACTAAATATGCTTACTGATATTTCCCTTAATCCAAGGTTTGGTAATATTTGTGGTTATACACAGTATGACCTTGAGACAACTTTTAAACCATATTTAGAAAACGTGGATATGGAAAAAGTAAAAAGATGGTACAATGGTTACAACTTCTTAAAAGATAATGTGTATAATCCGTTTGATATTTTACAATTTATCAGTAACGGGTATTTGTTTAGAAACTATTGGTTTGAAACAGGCACGCCATCTTTTTTGATTAAATTGATAAAAGAGAGAAATTATTTTCTACCAAATTTAAGTAATTTAGTAGTTGATGATAAGATATTATCTAGCTTTGATATAGAGCAAATGGATTTAGAAGTATTACTTTTTCAATCTGGTTATTTAACCATAGATAAAGTGATACAAAATGAACTTTTGCAGTCAATAGAATACAGTCTCAGGATACCAAACTTGGAAGTTCAGATATCTTTAAATGATTATATTATTCGTTATCTTTATAATGGTGATACAAAGATTAAAGAACCGCTAATAAAATCACTTTATTTTGGAAATCTAAATGATTTTAAGGATGCTTTAATAAGACTTTTTTCATCAATACCATATACCAATTATGTGAAAAATGAATTAAATTTATATGAAGGTTTTTATGCCAGTGTGATTTTTGCTTATCTTTCTTCACTTGGTATAAAGATTATAGGCGAGGATGTGACGAATAAGGGTAGGATCGATTTGACATTATTTGTCAATGATAAGATTTATATAGTTGAATTTAAGGTAGATGGTAAAAGGGGTGAAGCTTTAAGGCAGATAAAAGAGAAAAAATATGCAGAAAAGTATTTAGATAAGTCGAATGAAATTTACCTTGTAGGTATAGAATTTAGCTCTGAAGAAAAAAATATCATAAATTTTGAATGGGAGAAGGTATAA
- a CDS encoding type IV pilin protein: MKKTNKKGFTLIELLVVVAIIGILAAIAIPQFAKYRKNAQDSAALSDLKTIQSTAEAFYADKNHYPY, encoded by the coding sequence ATGAAGAAAACGAACAAAAAAGGTTTTACTTTAATTGAGCTGCTCGTTGTAGTAGCTATCATCGGTATTTTAGCAGCTATTGCTATCCCCCAATTCGCAAAGTATAGAAAAAATGCTCAAGATTCTGCTGCTCTTAGTGATCTAAAAACAATTCAATCAACTGCAGAAGCTTTTTATGCTGACAAAAATCATTATCCATATTAA
- a CDS encoding ABC transporter ATP-binding protein, with product MGKVKVNNLFKTYKVKGKKVNALNGMSFEIEQGEILGFLGPNGAGKSTTIKIMLDLIRADKGEVLIDGIDSRLPEARKRLGFMPENPQYFDTLTGFDLLMFSASMYGIDKDVAKKRAWELLEEFELKEAAKRPVRKYSKGMIQRVGFAAAIIHNPEILILDEPMSGLDPIGRVLFKNKMRELSDKGVTIFFSSHIIPDIEDICSRVIIVNKGKVVKSLTRTEIKYLTTTGFTIIVNKEVPNLGLKFIKLQEGLYEIKCAKDEIVNIIDLLKEKKVIIFDILPTKKDLENIFLDLTTY from the coding sequence ATGGGAAAAGTAAAAGTAAATAATCTTTTTAAAACATACAAAGTTAAAGGGAAAAAAGTAAATGCCTTAAATGGGATGAGCTTTGAAATTGAGCAAGGTGAAATTTTAGGCTTTTTAGGTCCAAATGGAGCAGGTAAAAGTACAACAATTAAGATAATGCTTGATTTGATAAGAGCAGATAAAGGGGAAGTGTTGATAGATGGTATTGATTCTAGGCTTCCTGAGGCAAGAAAGAGATTGGGATTTATGCCAGAAAATCCTCAGTATTTTGATACACTTACAGGTTTTGATTTATTGATGTTTTCTGCAAGTATGTATGGGATAGATAAGGATGTTGCTAAAAAAAGAGCGTGGGAACTTTTAGAAGAGTTTGAGTTGAAAGAGGCTGCTAAAAGACCTGTAAGAAAATATAGCAAAGGGATGATTCAAAGAGTAGGGTTTGCAGCAGCAATCATACATAATCCAGAAATTTTGATATTGGATGAGCCTATGAGTGGTCTTGACCCAATAGGTAGAGTATTGTTTAAAAATAAAATGAGAGAATTAAGCGATAAAGGTGTCACAATCTTTTTTAGCTCTCACATAATACCAGATATTGAGGATATTTGCTCACGAGTAATAATCGTTAATAAAGGCAAAGTAGTTAAATCACTCACAAGAACAGAAATAAAATATCTCACTACTACAGGTTTTACTATTATAGTAAACAAAGAAGTCCCTAATTTGGGTTTAAAATTTATAAAGCTTCAAGAAGGACTTTATGAGATTAAATGTGCAAAAGACGAAATTGTAAATATAATTGATTTATTAAAAGAAAAAAAAGTTATAATTTTCGATATCTTACCTACAAAAAAAGATTTAGAGAATATATTTTTAGATTTAACAACTTATTGA
- a CDS encoding ABC transporter permease has protein sequence MKFIKFTIKTLLKDRLFLLIASSILIYAFIPVFSYFSMRQLQEISITMSISLNFFILLILSIFGGTYTIWRDIERKYTFTLLHYPVTRVNYFIGRYLGFVIILLFITLINFVLGVVAIKISASFYKSDLPILWFNIFGAYIFSFLKYALLLACGFLFASFSTSFFTPVFSTIAIFLAGNSIQGIYDYILKSKEHISNFVKIVVKVVYYILPNFSAFDLTAYAAYSLKISTQSILFSLGYFFIYLMVVISLAVMIFNKRDLT, from the coding sequence ATGAAATTCATAAAGTTTACTATAAAGACATTGTTGAAGGATAGGTTATTTTTACTAATTGCATCTTCAATTTTGATTTATGCTTTTATACCTGTTTTTAGTTATTTTTCTATGAGACAATTACAGGAAATTTCCATTACTATGTCTATTTCATTAAATTTTTTTATTTTACTTATTTTATCTATTTTTGGTGGCACTTATACTATATGGAGAGATATTGAGAGAAAATATACTTTTACATTACTTCATTATCCAGTTACGAGAGTAAACTATTTTATTGGTAGATACCTAGGTTTTGTTATTATTTTATTATTTATTACTTTAATAAACTTTGTATTAGGTGTGGTAGCTATAAAAATATCTGCAAGTTTTTATAAATCTGACTTACCTATTTTATGGTTTAATATTTTTGGTGCGTATATCTTCTCTTTTTTAAAATATGCTTTGTTACTAGCTTGCGGTTTTTTATTTGCATCTTTTTCTACATCCTTTTTTACACCCGTTTTTTCCACAATTGCGATTTTTTTAGCTGGGAATTCAATCCAGGGTATATATGATTATATTTTAAAAAGTAAGGAACACATTTCAAATTTTGTAAAAATTGTTGTAAAGGTTGTTTATTATATTTTACCAAATTTTTCTGCTTTTGATTTGACGGCTTATGCAGCGTATTCTTTAAAAATAAGTACTCAGTCAATATTGTTTTCTTTAGGTTATTTTTTCATTTATTTAATGGTTGTGATAAGTCTTGCTGTAATGATTTTTAATAAGCGGGACTTAACATGA